A genome region from Camelina sativa cultivar DH55 chromosome 10, Cs, whole genome shotgun sequence includes the following:
- the LOC104720592 gene encoding proline dehydrogenase 2, mitochondrial-like yields LSSVVVKITAICPMDVLKRVSDLLRWQYKNPNFKLPWKLNSFPVFSGLSPLYHTTTEPEPLTVEEERELEKAHDRLKSVCQRCQESNVPLLIDAEDTILQPAIDYMAYWSAIKFNTDQDRPIVYNTIQAYLKDAGERLHFALRESEKMKVPIGFKLVRGAYMSSEAKLADSLGHKSPVHDTIQDTHDCYNECMSFLMEKASNGSGIAVILATHNTDSGKLGARKASELGIDKENGKIEFAQLYGMSDALSFGLKRAGFNVSKYMPYGPVDTAVPYLIRRAYENRGMMSTGSLDRQLMRMELKRRLMGR; encoded by the exons TTAAGCTCAGTGGTGGTCAAGATCACAGCGATTTGTCCAATGGATGTCTTAAAACGAGTTAGTGATTTGCTCCGTTGGCAATACAAGAACCCAAATTTCAAACTTCCATGGAAACTCAATTCATTCCCGGTTTTTTCCGGTTTAAGTCCTCTCTACCACACAACCACTGAACCGGAACCATTGACCGTAGAGGAAGAACGAGAGCTTGAGAAAGCTCACGACCGCCTCAAATCTGTTTGTCAGAGATGTCAAGAATCGAACGTACCGTTACTGATCGATGCTGAAGACACTATTCTCCAACCTGCGATTGATTACATGGCGTATTGGTCGGCGATCAAGTTCAATACCGATCAAGATCGACCTATTGTTTACAACACGATTCAGGCGTATTTGAAAGATGCGGGAGAGAGATTACACTTTGCTTTACGAGAATCGGAGAAAATGAAAGTTCCTATTGGGTTTAAATTGGTGAGAGGTGCTTATATGTCCAGTGAAGCTAAGTTAGCAGATTCCTTGGGTCACAAGTCACCGGTCCATGACACAATTCAAGATACACATGATTGCTACAATGAATGTATGAGTTTTCTTATGGAGAAAGCCTCAAATGGATCAGGCATTGCGGTCATTCTAGCTACGCATAACACTGACTCCG gtAAACTAGGGGCAAGGAAAGCAAGTGAGCTAGGAATCGATAAAGAAAACGGGAAGATCGAGTTCGCACAGCTTTACGGGATGTCGGATGCGTTATCTTTCGGACTGAAAAGGGCCGGCTTCAATGTTAGCAAGTACATGCCATACGGGCCAGTCGACACTGCGGTTCCATACCTTATCCGGAGGGCATATGAGAATCGTGGTATGATGTCTACAGGTTCTCTAGACCGCCAACTTATGAG GATGGAGCTTAAGAGGAGACTTATGGGTAGGTGA